Proteins co-encoded in one Acidisarcina sp. genomic window:
- a CDS encoding STAS domain-containing protein: MKISTRQVDGVTILDLSGRITLGEGSVQLRDVVRDLLSKGSKNILLNLGDVNYIDSSGIGELVSAFTTVRNQGGELKLLNLTKKVHDLLQITKLYTVFDIKDDEASAIAAFTKA; encoded by the coding sequence ATGAAAATCAGTACCCGTCAGGTAGACGGAGTCACGATTCTAGACCTTAGCGGCCGTATCACACTGGGCGAGGGCAGCGTTCAGTTACGGGATGTCGTCCGCGATCTGCTGTCGAAAGGTTCTAAGAACATTCTGCTGAACCTCGGGGATGTCAACTACATTGATAGCTCGGGCATCGGCGAGCTTGTCAGCGCATTTACCACTGTCCGCAACCAGGGTGGGGAATTGAAGCTTCTCAACCTGACAAAGAAGGTGCATGACCTTCTTCAGATTACCAAGTTGTATACCGTCTTCGATATCAAGGACGATGAAGCAAGCGCCATAGCGGCATTTACGAAGGCATAG
- a CDS encoding DUF4230 domain-containing protein yields MDATSNSYTRGRSGIRWVAAVLLILLGAGLGAVLLGVFAHNAQQGVWDHLASLATGRSKTEYRSQPSVVEKIQQLRRLETVVYTMDKVVEGDRESLILPDFLAGDKLLLVAHGEVVAGIDLGGLRPSDVAITGRKIHVHLPAAQVFTSRLDSAQTRVYSRTTGLLVSADSNLESEVRQKAEQQIRESALADGILDKATQNARSTIHSMLLSLGFDAVEVD; encoded by the coding sequence ATGGACGCAACTTCCAATTCGTATACTCGCGGCCGATCCGGGATTCGATGGGTCGCCGCAGTCCTCCTGATTCTGCTGGGCGCCGGTCTGGGTGCGGTCCTGCTTGGCGTCTTTGCTCACAATGCGCAGCAGGGAGTGTGGGATCACCTTGCCTCCCTCGCCACGGGCAGGAGCAAGACGGAGTATCGATCGCAGCCCTCCGTGGTTGAGAAGATTCAGCAGCTCCGACGCCTGGAAACCGTGGTTTATACCATGGACAAGGTGGTCGAGGGTGACCGGGAGAGCCTCATCCTGCCGGATTTTCTTGCGGGGGATAAGCTGCTGCTGGTGGCTCATGGAGAGGTTGTCGCCGGCATCGACCTCGGCGGTCTGAGGCCCTCGGATGTGGCGATTACGGGCCGGAAGATCCACGTACACCTGCCTGCTGCGCAGGTATTCACGTCCCGGCTGGATAGCGCGCAGACCCGTGTCTATTCACGGACAACCGGCCTGCTGGTCTCCGCGGATTCGAATCTCGAATCGGAGGTTCGCCAGAAAGCGGAGCAGCAGATCCGCGAAAGCGCGTTGGCTGATGGAATTTTGGACAAGGCCACGCAGAACGCACGAAGCACGATCCATTCCATGTTGCTTAGTCTGGGTTTCGACGCGGTTGAGGTGGACTGA
- a CDS encoding DUF3034 family protein: protein MPQVNLFVTRASFFASGPVSLCRVALIFTAIFALCGSLSQAQNTTLEGQTGGFITPTAYIVPSDAGHRFSHPVVAFHFISAGDVIGDVYTISVTEGLSNRVEAGYTRSFHSNGENPYFSPLWFYDGFNVVHGKVNIIPETAKGHAWVPAVGIGGVYRNGVHYVSGAIARKSYDNGDVYIVATRTLRMTKPPLLLNFGYKGTNASIFGVGGNSPDFVGKFYGGLGIGLPLGHGLIAVPAAGFTQEPRRVKNLPAADIPTTMDYAVRITQRENPRFAFDAGVGQVAGRIMPGVNLHARSVFGMGLTYKF, encoded by the coding sequence GTGCCCCAGGTGAATTTGTTTGTTACTCGTGCCTCCTTTTTTGCGAGCGGTCCAGTTTCTCTTTGCCGGGTTGCGCTGATTTTTACCGCAATCTTCGCGCTGTGCGGGTCGCTGTCTCAGGCACAGAACACCACGCTCGAAGGGCAAACAGGTGGCTTTATTACGCCCACTGCTTACATTGTTCCCTCAGATGCGGGCCATCGGTTTTCCCACCCCGTGGTGGCGTTCCACTTCATCTCCGCAGGAGATGTGATCGGGGATGTCTACACGATCTCGGTGACGGAAGGCCTATCGAATCGTGTTGAAGCCGGATATACCCGCAGCTTTCACAGCAATGGTGAAAATCCCTACTTCAGCCCACTTTGGTTTTATGACGGATTCAATGTCGTGCATGGCAAAGTGAACATTATCCCGGAGACGGCCAAGGGACATGCATGGGTGCCAGCAGTCGGGATAGGCGGCGTGTATCGCAATGGGGTTCACTATGTGAGCGGCGCAATCGCCAGAAAGTCCTATGACAACGGCGATGTGTATATTGTGGCGACGCGGACGCTTCGCATGACCAAACCTCCCCTTCTCCTGAATTTTGGTTATAAGGGGACAAACGCCTCCATTTTTGGAGTAGGAGGTAATTCTCCTGATTTTGTAGGCAAATTTTATGGAGGGCTTGGCATCGGGTTGCCGCTGGGTCACGGGCTGATTGCGGTTCCGGCAGCCGGATTCACGCAGGAGCCCCGCAGAGTGAAGAATCTGCCAGCTGCGGATATTCCCACAACGATGGACTATGCTGTGCGCATCACGCAGCGGGAGAATCCCCGGTTCGCCTTTGATGCTGGAGTGGGGCAGGTGGCCGGCAGAATTATGCCCGGTGTAAATCTGCACGCTCGCTCCGTCTTCGGGATGGGGCTCACCTACAAATTCTGA
- the tmk gene encoding dTMP kinase has translation MPRGFFLTFEGLDGSGKSTQLRLLVRWLEARGEPVLVTRQPGGTRIGDRIRTLLLDSKSESPAPMAELGLMFADRAQALAEVIRPALNVGNIVVCDRFTDSTEAYQGGGRELGSEIVLRLHEIMCCGLMPDLTILLLPDLAASLARARRRNERMTANGADEGRFEREGHAFYQRVFDKYREIAAREPVRVVVIDGDASIEEIHQRIVSVVAARLRTSSGA, from the coding sequence ATGCCCAGGGGCTTTTTTTTGACATTTGAAGGGCTGGATGGTTCCGGCAAATCCACACAGTTGCGTCTCCTCGTTCGCTGGCTGGAAGCGAGAGGCGAGCCTGTCCTCGTTACCCGCCAACCCGGGGGCACTCGCATTGGAGACCGCATTCGCACCTTGCTGCTGGACAGCAAATCGGAGAGCCCTGCGCCCATGGCGGAGTTGGGCCTGATGTTTGCCGATCGTGCACAGGCGCTCGCTGAGGTGATCCGCCCTGCCCTGAATGTGGGCAACATTGTTGTCTGCGACCGCTTTACCGATTCCACTGAGGCCTACCAGGGCGGTGGCCGTGAATTGGGCAGCGAAATCGTTCTGCGGCTGCACGAAATCATGTGCTGCGGCTTGATGCCCGATCTCACAATCCTTCTTCTACCCGACCTTGCTGCCTCCCTGGCACGAGCTAGACGGCGCAACGAGCGTATGACCGCGAATGGGGCCGACGAGGGACGCTTCGAGCGCGAGGGCCACGCGTTTTACCAGCGTGTCTTTGACAAATATCGTGAGATTGCCGCACGTGAGCCTGTGCGTGTGGTCGTAATCGATGGAGACGCGTCCATTGAAGAAATCCACCAACGTATCGTATCCGTAGTAGCAGCGCGTTTGCGAACCTCCAGCGGCGCTTAG
- the recJ gene encoding single-stranded-DNA-specific exonuclease RecJ — MSSANLPAIAGKQRWLLPEIDAARAAELAAAAATPLLIAELLLDRGVQTAEEVQHFLHPQLDDLLDPYSMFGMEAAVSRVQAAIRNQELILIYGDYDVDGTTAVVLLKTAIEMLGGKVRFHVPHRLREGYGMQGSVLESAFADGVRLVISVDTGIRAFSEAKIAERLCLDLIVTDHHLPEAAQELPRALVILNPNQPDCEYACKHLCGAGVAFKLSQALLEAENRERTRAKILPSFLKMLVLATVADSVPLLGENRVVASLGLQQLQRPVGAGLRALMEQAKLDPAQRPLTAIDIAFRIAPRINAAGRMDVASDVVELFTTRDAARASELAAKLEQLNADRKQSELAALEQIEQRLAEDSSLREAQCIVVDGQDWHRGVIGILASRVVDRTARPAIVIAVEDGQAYGSGRSVPGFHLLEAIESCAELFSRFGGHEHAVGFSLPTERVGELRERLAIYASEHLEPGIPAKTVECHGVLALGSLTSELYQWLRQFEPFGMGNPEPTFLARNVRLATDPRVMKEKHIRLTLEDGPAGRSISAVGWNWAERAAEMDLARGSVIHIAYHLRRNEHPNFGGLELEIVGMEPAEA; from the coding sequence GTGAGCAGCGCGAATCTGCCGGCGATAGCCGGAAAACAACGTTGGCTCCTGCCGGAAATCGATGCCGCACGCGCTGCCGAGCTTGCAGCCGCCGCGGCCACGCCGCTTCTGATTGCGGAACTGCTGCTCGATCGCGGAGTTCAAACTGCGGAAGAGGTTCAGCATTTTCTGCATCCGCAACTCGATGATCTGCTGGATCCCTATTCGATGTTCGGAATGGAGGCCGCAGTAAGCCGCGTGCAGGCCGCGATTCGCAATCAAGAACTCATCCTGATCTATGGAGATTACGACGTCGATGGCACCACTGCCGTTGTTTTGCTAAAGACGGCAATCGAGATGCTTGGCGGCAAAGTGCGCTTTCACGTTCCGCATCGCCTTCGCGAGGGCTACGGCATGCAAGGCAGTGTGCTCGAATCGGCCTTCGCGGACGGAGTCCGTCTCGTCATCAGCGTGGATACTGGCATTCGTGCATTCTCCGAGGCAAAGATTGCCGAACGCTTGTGCCTGGACCTGATCGTCACCGATCACCACCTGCCGGAGGCCGCTCAGGAATTGCCCCGCGCTCTGGTCATCCTCAATCCCAATCAGCCGGATTGCGAGTATGCCTGCAAGCACCTCTGTGGCGCCGGTGTTGCATTCAAGCTGTCGCAGGCGCTGCTGGAGGCAGAGAACCGGGAACGCACCCGCGCAAAGATTCTTCCCTCCTTTCTCAAGATGCTTGTCCTCGCCACGGTTGCCGATTCTGTTCCCCTGCTGGGAGAAAACAGGGTTGTCGCCAGCCTTGGCCTGCAACAACTGCAAAGGCCGGTCGGAGCAGGGCTGCGTGCTCTGATGGAGCAGGCCAAACTGGATCCCGCACAACGCCCGCTCACCGCCATTGACATCGCCTTCCGCATCGCACCGCGCATCAATGCTGCGGGCCGCATGGATGTTGCTTCCGATGTGGTGGAGCTCTTCACTACGCGCGATGCCGCACGCGCCTCCGAACTCGCGGCAAAGCTGGAGCAGCTCAACGCTGATCGCAAGCAAAGCGAACTGGCGGCGCTCGAACAGATTGAACAAAGGCTTGCTGAGGATTCCAGTCTGCGCGAAGCGCAATGCATTGTGGTTGACGGCCAGGACTGGCATCGCGGGGTCATCGGTATCCTGGCTTCAAGGGTGGTGGATCGCACCGCGCGGCCAGCCATTGTGATCGCAGTCGAGGACGGACAGGCCTATGGTTCCGGGCGTTCTGTGCCGGGCTTCCACCTGCTGGAGGCAATCGAGAGCTGCGCGGAACTCTTTTCGCGCTTCGGCGGTCACGAGCATGCGGTTGGTTTCTCTTTACCGACAGAGCGCGTTGGCGAACTCCGCGAAAGGCTGGCCATTTATGCCTCGGAACATCTCGAACCCGGCATTCCAGCCAAAACCGTAGAGTGCCACGGCGTTCTTGCGCTCGGCAGTCTTACTTCGGAACTCTACCAGTGGCTGCGCCAATTCGAGCCCTTTGGCATGGGTAATCCAGAGCCAACTTTTCTAGCGCGAAATGTTCGCCTGGCAACCGATCCTCGGGTTATGAAGGAAAAGCACATTCGCCTAACGCTGGAGGATGGTCCCGCAGGCAGGAGCATCTCCGCCGTCGGCTGGAACTGGGCGGAACGTGCAGCCGAGATGGATCTGGCGAGAGGTAGCGTCATCCATATCGCATACCACCTACGCCGCAACGAACACCCCAATTTCGGCGGCCTGGAGCTTGAGATCGTCGGCATGGAACCTGCTGAGGCCTAG
- a CDS encoding cytochrome P450 produces MAATLPSSSQQNWIVRERGAYRFPPGLKLNLPLYLTRRFFRPGNPILLFQHLVATYGRIAHYRLLGSDIIFLNEPEFIREILVNQPQNFIKERTQRRMKILLGDGLITSDGEIHRRQRRIAAPAFHRQRIQSYGAIMVDRAAKMREQWQDGREIDIAAEMMQLALQVVARTLFDTDVTDDVRQINDEVNVIMGLYHFLVALPWAEKLLPLPLPGLMRFRKAKARLDAVVYRMIEEHRKLGVDRGDLLSMLLSSRDEESDHSGMTDTQLRDEVLTIFLAGYETVANALAWTWLLLGQNPQAEARFHAELDEVLGDRLATIDDLPRLRYTEMVLAESMRLYPPAWAMGRQSIRDVELGPYRFPSGTYFFFSQYIMHRSPEHFPDPLRFDPERFTAQQKLARQKFTYFPFGGGSRQCIGEAFAWMEGVLILATLGQQWKLNLVPGQHIEVQPKITLRPRSSIRVIPERRQRRS; encoded by the coding sequence ATGGCTGCTACTTTACCCTCCTCTTCGCAGCAAAACTGGATCGTCAGGGAACGCGGGGCCTACCGCTTCCCTCCCGGGCTCAAGCTCAATCTGCCTCTTTATCTAACCCGCCGCTTCTTCCGCCCCGGAAATCCCATCCTGCTCTTTCAGCACCTGGTGGCCACCTATGGAAGGATCGCTCACTACCGCCTGCTCGGGAGCGACATCATCTTCCTCAACGAGCCGGAGTTCATTCGCGAAATTCTGGTGAACCAGCCGCAGAACTTCATCAAGGAGCGCACCCAGCGGCGCATGAAGATCCTGCTTGGCGATGGCCTGATCACCAGTGATGGTGAAATCCACAGACGCCAGCGGAGAATCGCGGCCCCGGCTTTTCATCGCCAGCGGATTCAATCCTACGGAGCCATCATGGTGGATCGCGCGGCGAAGATGCGGGAGCAGTGGCAAGACGGCAGGGAGATCGATATCGCCGCAGAGATGATGCAACTCGCCCTGCAGGTGGTGGCACGCACCCTCTTCGACACCGATGTAACCGACGATGTGCGGCAGATCAACGACGAAGTGAATGTCATCATGGGGCTGTATCACTTCCTCGTCGCTCTGCCGTGGGCCGAGAAGTTGCTCCCCCTTCCGCTGCCCGGCCTCATGCGTTTCCGCAAGGCAAAAGCACGCCTGGACGCGGTGGTGTACCGCATGATCGAGGAGCATCGCAAGCTGGGCGTCGATCGCGGCGATCTGCTCTCCATGCTTCTCAGCTCACGCGATGAAGAATCGGATCACAGCGGGATGACGGACACGCAACTGCGCGACGAAGTCCTCACAATTTTTCTGGCAGGCTACGAGACGGTGGCCAATGCCCTTGCCTGGACATGGCTGCTGCTCGGGCAGAATCCGCAGGCGGAGGCGCGCTTCCACGCGGAACTCGATGAGGTTCTGGGCGACCGCCTTGCCACGATCGACGATCTGCCCCGGCTGCGCTATACGGAGATGGTGCTGGCGGAATCGATGCGACTCTATCCGCCGGCGTGGGCCATGGGCCGTCAGTCAATCCGGGATGTAGAGCTTGGTCCCTATCGGTTCCCCAGCGGAACGTATTTCTTCTTCAGCCAATACATCATGCACCGCAGCCCGGAACACTTTCCTGATCCGTTGCGCTTCGATCCCGAGCGCTTCACAGCGCAACAAAAGTTGGCCCGGCAGAAGTTCACCTACTTCCCCTTCGGAGGAGGAAGCCGTCAATGCATCGGCGAGGCCTTTGCGTGGATGGAAGGAGTCCTGATTCTTGCTACTCTGGGCCAGCAATGGAAACTGAACCTCGTACCGGGTCAGCACATCGAGGTTCAACCGAAGATCACTCTTCGCCCCAGGTCCTCCATCCGCGTCATCCCGGAGCGCCGCCAGAGACGAAGCTGA
- a CDS encoding CBS domain-containing protein has translation MRAKQTNPTNLTSLTALLGTPVTDRDGRLRGRLKDIAVETGAEAGRIAGLILRTGEGDRLVEVKDILQTPSGALELRDVDALRALRGDENFLRLQQDIVDRQIVDVHGRKVVRANDVDLQWFSHGATPALRVSGVDVGLDGAVRRLLKGLVPRSTLESFSSHFATRVIPWELVDVIEVDPARRVKLKIEHVNIAQMHPSDIADILEDLAPAERKAVFTTLDEELAAEALEEVDPKLQKSLIESLDSGHVADIVEEMDPGAAADLLGELPDEKSEAILKEMEPEERQEVSELLEFREDSAAGRMTTDYVAVPAGATVADAVQALRTFDGDPDNVAAVYLVDESNVLQGIVPLGRLVVAQPDTRLAVLTDPRIISCHADLPQNQVAELFDKYNLQALPVLDSAQHLVGVIQADHVIAFLRQEK, from the coding sequence ATGCGAGCTAAGCAGACCAATCCGACCAATCTGACCAGCCTGACGGCACTGCTGGGAACCCCCGTGACAGATCGGGATGGTCGCCTGCGCGGTCGCCTGAAGGACATCGCCGTGGAAACCGGTGCGGAGGCAGGCCGGATCGCCGGATTGATTCTTCGAACCGGTGAGGGAGATCGCCTGGTAGAGGTCAAGGACATCCTGCAAACGCCGAGCGGCGCGCTCGAACTCCGCGATGTCGACGCACTTCGCGCCCTGCGTGGCGATGAAAATTTTCTCCGGCTGCAACAGGACATCGTCGACCGTCAGATCGTCGATGTCCATGGCCGAAAGGTGGTTCGCGCAAATGATGTCGACTTGCAGTGGTTCTCGCATGGAGCAACGCCGGCACTGCGGGTCTCCGGAGTGGATGTCGGCCTGGACGGAGCAGTACGCCGACTCCTCAAGGGCCTGGTACCGCGCAGCACATTGGAGTCCTTCTCCAGCCACTTTGCCACCCGCGTTATCCCCTGGGAGCTGGTTGATGTAATTGAAGTTGACCCGGCCCGGCGTGTGAAGCTCAAGATTGAGCACGTCAATATCGCCCAGATGCACCCTTCGGATATCGCCGATATCCTTGAGGATCTGGCCCCGGCGGAACGCAAGGCAGTCTTCACCACGCTCGACGAAGAACTGGCGGCAGAGGCTCTGGAAGAAGTCGATCCTAAGCTGCAGAAGTCGCTCATCGAGTCCCTCGATTCCGGTCACGTAGCCGATATCGTCGAAGAGATGGACCCCGGTGCTGCCGCCGACCTGCTGGGTGAGCTTCCCGACGAAAAGTCCGAGGCCATCCTCAAGGAGATGGAGCCTGAGGAGCGCCAGGAGGTCTCCGAACTGCTCGAGTTCCGCGAGGACTCTGCGGCCGGGCGCATGACGACCGATTACGTGGCGGTTCCTGCGGGAGCCACCGTAGCCGATGCCGTGCAGGCGCTTCGAACCTTTGATGGCGATCCGGACAACGTGGCAGCGGTATATCTCGTTGACGAAAGCAATGTTCTGCAAGGAATCGTACCGCTGGGGCGCCTGGTGGTTGCGCAGCCGGACACACGTCTTGCAGTACTCACCGATCCCAGGATCATCTCCTGCCATGCGGACCTGCCACAGAACCAGGTGGCCGAACTCTTTGATA
- a CDS encoding glycoside hydrolase family 2 TIM barrel-domain containing protein, which produces MMKRGLSTSIVRFSLVIFLLGFGLSPRMRAQSVPSEIENEQLLGINKQPYHATLMPYPDRAEAVKANRMASTWARSLNGLWKFHWVPRPEERPADFYKTSFDVSTWKTIPVPSNMEVEGYGTPFYRNNGYTFQKDWPRVMSEPPKNFTAYKERNPVGSYRRDFEVPAAWNGQRIFLTFSGVDSAFFLWVNGEKVGFSVNSRNPAEFDITPYVKVGQKNMVAIEVYRYSAGSYLEDQDMWRLSGIFRNVTLWSAPQVHIRDFAVTTELDSQYRDAVLKVSAKIHNFSDADTTPRQLTVELTTKAGKAIPGAAAMVAVPALKGGEEKEVSVSIPVTNPEKWTAETPNLYTTVLKLQEGKSTAEYLSSRTGFRKIEIKDAVFIVNGVPVKLKGADRHENWPDTGHYVTDERMVRDLELLKQVNANHVRTSHYTDDPRWYELADEYGIYLVAEANVECHGYYGVLDHEPRFEKAIVDRNVANVENLKNHASVVIWSLGNECGGGSNFRSALNAVKQLDSTRLTHYEPFGGGEKLPADIESHMYTNVADLEKAARDSNRTKPFYLCEYAHAMNNSMGSVGEYNDLFDKYPKLMGGAIWEWEDQGLWNRRDPKHPFLAYGGGFGEVPNDHYFIHKGVVFSDRTLKPHYPELKRVYQWVSFDAQDVAAGKFQIRNRYAFTNLNQFLASWTLSQDGSVIQHGSLGQLDVAPATTRDVTVPFAKFVARPGREYFLQLSFKLAKDELWAKAGYEVATAQFQLPVESTSTAMTPAPGKPLHLIQDAKLITVEGDGFKVVFDRSQGAISQLVRDGVPLLVPNGGPQLYLWRAPHRNDDQWAAKDWQAYGLNVLRPQVIAITASQVSASLVRVEATVKQVGREGWFATHTAFYDISGDGSIVVDNAVVPQGKRIPLARLGVRMRMDKRLDQFSYLGRGPMENYPDRERGSDVGLYSSSVKEQLTPYSKPMECGNHGDVRWAAIRGSKLPGLLAQSDGKLLQVSALPYTDEELDGPEYSINLPPSVATVVTLDVATLGVGSNSCGPRPLDKYVPWSDPTAFSYVLRLVPAGHQDWDSTGRLPILKDRKMPSLDAAPVSVNAAATKVQ; this is translated from the coding sequence ATGATGAAGCGCGGTCTATCGACGAGTATTGTTCGCTTTTCTCTCGTTATCTTTCTGCTTGGTTTTGGCTTGTCGCCGAGGATGCGCGCACAGTCTGTTCCCTCCGAGATTGAAAACGAACAGCTGCTGGGGATCAACAAACAGCCATATCACGCGACCCTGATGCCCTATCCGGATCGTGCAGAAGCGGTGAAGGCCAACCGTATGGCTTCCACCTGGGCTCGCAGCCTCAATGGTCTGTGGAAATTTCACTGGGTTCCGCGGCCAGAAGAGCGGCCGGCGGATTTCTACAAGACATCGTTTGACGTTTCGACATGGAAGACGATTCCTGTGCCCTCGAATATGGAGGTCGAGGGATATGGGACACCTTTTTATCGCAACAACGGCTATACCTTCCAGAAGGATTGGCCGCGCGTAATGAGCGAGCCGCCAAAGAATTTCACAGCCTACAAAGAACGCAATCCGGTGGGCAGTTATCGCCGCGATTTTGAGGTTCCCGCGGCTTGGAATGGGCAGCGGATCTTCCTCACTTTCTCCGGAGTCGACTCGGCCTTCTTTTTGTGGGTGAACGGGGAAAAAGTCGGATTTAGCGTGAATAGCCGCAATCCAGCGGAGTTCGACATTACTCCTTATGTGAAAGTTGGCCAGAAGAATATGGTCGCCATTGAGGTTTACCGCTATTCCGCTGGCAGCTATCTGGAAGATCAGGACATGTGGCGGTTGAGCGGTATCTTTCGTAATGTCACGCTCTGGAGCGCGCCCCAGGTTCATATCCGTGACTTTGCGGTAACGACGGAACTGGACAGCCAATATCGCGACGCGGTGCTCAAGGTATCCGCGAAGATCCACAACTTCTCCGACGCAGACACAACTCCGCGCCAGTTGACCGTAGAACTGACAACAAAAGCGGGCAAAGCGATCCCCGGTGCGGCGGCCATGGTTGCCGTGCCTGCCCTGAAGGGCGGAGAGGAGAAGGAAGTATCTGTATCCATACCAGTTACGAATCCTGAGAAGTGGACGGCGGAGACACCAAACCTCTATACAACGGTCCTGAAGCTTCAGGAAGGAAAATCCACAGCTGAATACCTGTCATCCCGCACCGGCTTTCGCAAGATCGAGATCAAGGACGCAGTGTTTATAGTCAACGGCGTCCCGGTGAAGCTTAAGGGAGCAGATCGTCACGAGAATTGGCCCGATACTGGCCACTATGTCACGGACGAAAGGATGGTTCGCGACCTCGAGCTTCTGAAGCAGGTGAACGCGAATCATGTGCGAACCTCGCACTATACAGATGATCCGCGTTGGTATGAACTGGCCGACGAATACGGCATCTATCTCGTCGCCGAGGCGAATGTGGAGTGCCATGGATACTATGGCGTGCTGGATCACGAGCCGAGATTTGAAAAAGCGATTGTCGATCGCAATGTGGCCAACGTTGAAAACCTCAAGAATCATGCGTCGGTTGTGATCTGGTCCCTGGGAAATGAGTGCGGCGGCGGGAGCAACTTTCGAAGTGCACTCAATGCCGTCAAGCAACTGGATTCGACGCGCCTCACACACTACGAACCGTTCGGCGGTGGAGAGAAGTTGCCCGCGGATATTGAGAGCCACATGTACACCAACGTGGCGGATCTGGAGAAGGCCGCACGAGATTCAAATCGAACCAAGCCCTTCTACCTCTGCGAATACGCACATGCCATGAATAATTCGATGGGCTCAGTAGGGGAATATAACGATCTATTTGATAAATATCCCAAGCTGATGGGCGGCGCCATCTGGGAGTGGGAGGACCAGGGGCTGTGGAACAGGCGTGATCCCAAACATCCCTTTCTAGCCTACGGCGGAGGCTTCGGCGAGGTCCCCAATGACCACTACTTTATTCATAAGGGAGTTGTCTTCTCTGATAGAACTCTGAAGCCGCACTATCCTGAATTGAAACGCGTCTACCAGTGGGTGAGCTTTGACGCGCAGGACGTGGCGGCAGGCAAGTTTCAAATTCGCAATCGATACGCATTCACCAATCTGAATCAGTTCCTCGCGTCGTGGACACTCAGCCAGGATGGCAGCGTAATTCAGCATGGCTCACTTGGCCAACTCGACGTGGCTCCTGCGACAACCCGCGACGTTACGGTTCCTTTTGCGAAGTTTGTTGCAAGGCCGGGACGAGAATATTTTCTACAACTCTCCTTCAAGCTGGCGAAGGACGAACTATGGGCGAAGGCAGGTTATGAGGTAGCTACAGCGCAGTTCCAATTGCCGGTGGAGTCGACTTCTACCGCGATGACTCCAGCGCCCGGCAAACCTCTGCACCTGATCCAGGATGCAAAGCTGATCACTGTGGAGGGCGACGGCTTCAAGGTAGTCTTCGATAGATCACAAGGTGCCATCTCGCAGTTGGTGCGCGATGGTGTTCCGCTGCTGGTCCCGAATGGAGGGCCGCAGCTATACCTGTGGCGCGCTCCCCACCGTAACGACGATCAGTGGGCTGCCAAGGATTGGCAGGCGTATGGCTTGAATGTGCTTCGACCGCAAGTGATCGCGATTACGGCGAGCCAGGTCAGTGCGTCGCTCGTGCGTGTTGAGGCCACGGTGAAGCAGGTGGGCCGTGAGGGATGGTTCGCTACGCACACGGCTTTCTACGACATCTCTGGAGATGGCTCCATCGTGGTGGACAATGCCGTTGTGCCACAAGGCAAGCGAATTCCGCTCGCCCGCCTCGGCGTCCGTATGCGGATGGATAAAAGACTGGATCAATTCAGCTATCTGGGCCGCGGACCGATGGAGAACTATCCAGATCGCGAACGCGGTTCCGATGTAGGACTCTATTCGAGCAGCGTCAAAGAACAGTTGACTCCATATTCCAAGCCTATGGAATGCGGGAATCATGGGGATGTTCGATGGGCAGCGATCCGCGGCAGCAAGCTGCCAGGGTTGCTGGCCCAGAGTGACGGCAAACTGCTTCAGGTCTCGGCCCTGCCTTACACCGATGAGGAGTTGGATGGACCGGAATATTCGATCAATCTTCCGCCTAGCGTTGCAACCGTTGTGACTCTTGACGTGGCAACTTTAGGAGTAGGGTCGAATAGTTGCGGCCCTCGCCCGCTGGATAAGTACGTGCCGTGGTCCGATCCAACGGCGTTCTCCTATGTGCTGCGACTGGTGCCCGCTGGCCACCAGGATTGGGACAGCACCGGGCGTCTTCCGATTCTGAAGGATCGAAAGATGCCATCCCTTGATGCCGCGCCTGTTTCTGTCAACGCCGCAGCTACGAAAGTCCAGTAA
- a CDS encoding ATP-binding protein: MTESQTGRINYTLDSSLDSVNRVEQIAEQMAKSAGLEEDEVFRVAMAVREAAVNAVLHGNSYDPEKHITVSFENTGHSLVIKICDQGRGLDPATLPDPLAPENLLRGTGRGIFLIHSFMDEVHFRLLHPGTELTLIKHLGTSQAGI; this comes from the coding sequence GTGACTGAAAGTCAAACAGGCCGGATCAACTACACTCTCGACTCTTCTTTGGACAGCGTAAACCGCGTTGAGCAGATCGCGGAACAGATGGCCAAGAGTGCCGGGCTGGAGGAAGATGAAGTCTTCCGGGTAGCCATGGCTGTTCGGGAGGCTGCCGTGAACGCTGTTTTGCACGGCAATTCCTATGATCCCGAAAAACATATCACCGTTTCCTTCGAGAATACTGGCCATTCACTCGTCATCAAGATCTGCGACCAGGGCCGCGGATTAGACCCGGCGACCCTCCCCGACCCGCTGGCGCCGGAAAATCTCCTACGCGGTACAGGTCGCGGTATCTTTCTCATTCATTCTTTTATGGATGAGGTACACTTCAGGCTACTGCATCCAGGGACCGAATTGACCCTGATCAAGCACCTTGGAACGTCTCAAGCAGGCATTTAA